A genomic region of Denticeps clupeoides chromosome 9, fDenClu1.1, whole genome shotgun sequence contains the following coding sequences:
- the LOC114797126 gene encoding FAST kinase domain-containing protein 1, mitochondrial-like, which yields MLRLEALRCCSRRFFFWTSATRDKVLEQLQGCSGEDQVLDVVSRNKAKLSVGHVSCAVGLLWQFQKEKPQMLRTIDFIRTHPEFLTLRVLAENKISLMDDVMVVDMLYSVLRLNVEPHDSLVQQLVTEAWNRMDRFQMSTLSKFSICLSDQYLQHSTLMGQITERLSQELVSIEDVRVLTTLMISVSSLVSARLRDALVEKAEALLDSLDTSQYNSPRRVVQFLRNIKHGHRPLLEKCNQILLLSVPQLSAENISIIMGLYQSLQFNNCDFRLAARQRLTELADSSTDPVSFTKLFAALGPMAGRETREGLESTALLLADELNGQQALAVAETLEEIQCRNLPLINRIASIVYRNLDTYRPVEVARATQALIQLRYQSPELYARLRNILLRYLQTSVFPYEVTMLTRVLSMLPSHRLDEAVLSRIDAVLPQCPLNDLNTLAQAVAKWLRHDPSYHHNTPSHYVRLLQKLSQCGHERLRKTDRLELLLEELKYLSGEWFEEVLLEESVLSCQRLEGQITWTSVPEMALFLTRTNYLSTSILDQIAAVTVDNIDKIHYSATYATMLPFAVMNYDPPLVEDFFDVCIQRFTPFINSFDPHLLVLLGYALAVANCFPEEIIREIFKVDFLAKLDSQLETLPDALNIRIRLRLMELNRAVCLECPEFQVPWFHERYCRQHHRWGNGTITPIQQQIHKMLGEVLGGINCAKVAVLTPYFYGLDFECILDHQHKPIPYSEPRQLLISEDGKVQWSSGSSERENADLPPGAQRVALEFLDSKSFCKNSHHFKGEVMMKKRHLEILGYHVVQIPHFEWNSMELATPDAWKQYLRKKIFKDLPQPILNRS from the exons ATGCTCCGCCTCGAAGCCCTGAGATGCTGCTCCCGCAGATTCTTCTTCTGGACCTCGGCGACGCGGGACAAGGtcctggagcagctgcagggtTGCTCTGGTGAAGACCAGGTCCTGGATGTGGTGAGCAGGAACAAGGCCAAGCTCTCGGTTGGCCACGTCAGCTGTGCCGTTGGCCTGCTGTGGCAGTTCCAGAAGGAGAAGCCGCAGATGCTGAGGACTATAGACTTCATCCGCACCCACCCTGAGTTCCTGACCTTGCGGGTGCTGGCTGAGAATAAGATCAGCCTCATGGATGATGTGATGGTGGTGGACATGCTCTACAGTGTCCTCAG GCTTAATGTGGAACCTCATGATTCCCTTGTCCAGCAGCTGGTCACAGAAGCTTGGAACAGAATGGACAG ATTTCAGATGTCCACGCTCTCAAAGTTCTCCATATGCCTGAGCGATCAgtacctgcagcacagcacgctcATGGGTCAGATCACAGAGCGACTCAGCCAGGAGCTCGTCTCCATAGAAGATGTGAG GGTCCTCACCACCCTGATGATCAGCGTGTCGTCCCTGGTGTCCGCCCGCTTGCGGGACGCGCTCGTCGAGAAGGCGGAGGCCCTCCTGGACTCCTTGGACACGTCCCAGTACAACAGCCCCCGGAGGGTGGTGCAGTTCCTGCGCAACATCAAGCACGGCCACCGGCCCCTGCTGGAGAAGTGCAACCAGATCCTGCTGCTCAGCGTCCCGCAGCTGAGCGCGGAGAACATCAGCATCATCATGGGTCTCTACCAGTCGCTCCAGTTCAACAACTGCGACTTCCGCCTGGCGGCCAGGCAGAGGCTGACCGAGCTGGCGGACTCCAGCACGGATCCCGTGTCCTTCACCAAGCTCTTCGCTGCTCTCGGGCCAATGGCGGGACGAGAGACGAGAGAGGG gctgGAGAGCACCGCCCTGCTGCTGGCTGATGAGCTGAACGGCCAGCAGGCGCTGGCTGTTGCTGAGACCCTGGAGGAGATCCAGTGCAGGAACCTGCCGCTGATCAACAG GATCGCATCAATAGTGTACAGGAACCTGGACACGTACAGACCTGTGGAGGTGGCCCGGGCCACACAGGCGCTGATTCAGCTGCGCTACCAGAGCCCGGAGCTCTACGCCCGGCTCCGGAACATTCTTCTGCG GTACCTGCAGACCAGCGTTTTTCCATACGAGGTGACCATGCTCACGAGAGTCCTGTCTATGCTGCCCTCCCATCGCCTGGACGAGGCCGTCCTCTCCCGCATTGACGCCGTCCTGCCCCAGTGCCCCCTCAACGACCTCAACACCTTGGCCCAGGCTGTTGCCAAGTGGCTGCGCCACGACCCGTCCTACCACCACAACACCCCCAGCCATTACGTGCGTCTCCTGCAGAAGCTGAGCCAGTGCGGCCATGAGCGGCTGCGTAAGACAGACCGGCTGGAGCTGCTCCTGGAGGAGCTGAAGTATCTGTCTGGGGAGTGGTTTGAGGAGGTGCTCCTGGAGGAGTCCGTCCTCTCCTGCCAGAGGCTGGAGGGGCAGATCACCTGGACCAGCGTGCCTGAAATGGCCCTTTTCCTGACCAGGACAAACTACCTGTCCACGTCCATACTGGACCAGATAGCTGCAGTGACAGTGGACAACATAGACAAG ATCCACTACTCCGCAACCTATGCCACCATGCTGCCTTTTGCCGTGATGAACTATGACCCGCCCCTGGTTGAGGATTTTTTCGACGTTTGCATTCAGCGCTTTACGCCATTCATAA ACTCGTTTGACCCTCACCTACTTGTTCTGCTGGGATACGCCTTGGCAGTGGCCAACTGCTTTCCTGAAGAGATCATTAGAGAGATTTTTAAGGTGGACTTCCTTGCCAAGTTGGATTCCCAGTTGGAAA CCCTGCCCGATGCGCTAAACATACGAATCCGTCTGCGACTGATGGAGCTGAACCGTGCGGTGTGCCTGGAGTGCCCCGAGTTCCAGGTGCCCTGGTTTCATGAACGCTACTGCAGGCAACATCACAGATGGG GTAATGGTACAATCACACCAATCCAACAACAGATCCACAAGATGCTGGGTGAGGTTCTGGGTGGAATAAACTGTGCCAAAGTTGCTGTGCTCACCCCTTATTTTTATGGACTTG ACTTTGAATGCATTCTGGACCACCAACACAAGCCAATTCCGTACTCTGAGCCCAGACAGCTGCTGATCAGTGAGGATGGGAAGGTCCAGTGGAGTTCTGGTTCttctgagagagagaatgcTGATCTGCCGCCAGGAGCCCAACG